A DNA window from Niabella yanshanensis contains the following coding sequences:
- a CDS encoding HEAT repeat domain-containing protein, with product MAFYDLAKDDRAALSATIKKQISDAVSSLLVEGVIVYFTDADTYIRKAGYLAIGRIYFEQEHLQSSIIILLNQLLDEKDFKVRQTVINAAGEIGKKDFEVVKHFFEKGLFDVHHSPRNAVIGSIKKMGEVNPVPVLAWAKKYLHHEDKEIRREICHGIELRGRKYPEDILPLLMELQHDETARVRNTLVHVIGQIAYKKDCLATVVANLKSWDNRQLVMDALEEIIDVHHRYRGFAVLTQEEARQYIIEHFNDQ from the coding sequence ATGGCATTTTACGATCTGGCAAAAGACGACAGAGCGGCTCTGTCTGCTACCATAAAGAAGCAAATCAGTGATGCAGTTTCATCATTGCTGGTGGAAGGTGTCATCGTTTATTTTACTGATGCCGATACTTACATCCGCAAAGCCGGTTACCTGGCGATAGGGCGTATTTATTTTGAGCAGGAACATTTGCAATCTTCTATCATTATTTTATTGAATCAACTTTTAGATGAGAAAGATTTTAAAGTCAGGCAAACCGTTATCAATGCAGCAGGTGAAATCGGTAAAAAAGATTTCGAAGTAGTAAAACATTTCTTTGAGAAAGGTTTGTTTGATGTGCATCACTCGCCCAGAAATGCCGTTATTGGATCGATAAAAAAGATGGGTGAAGTAAACCCTGTGCCGGTTTTGGCCTGGGCGAAAAAGTATCTTCATCATGAGGATAAGGAAATACGGCGCGAAATCTGTCACGGTATCGAATTAAGAGGCAGGAAGTATCCTGAAGATATTTTGCCTTTATTAATGGAGCTGCAGCATGATGAAACAGCCAGGGTGAGAAATACATTAGTGCATGTCATAGGCCAGATTGCTTATAAAAAGGACTGTCTGGCAACTGTAGTAGCAAATCTTAAAAGCTGGGATAACCGGCAATTAGTGATGGATGCGCTGGAAGAGATCATTGATGTGCATCATCGCTATCGTGGCTTTGCCGTATTAACACAGGAAGAAGCACGACAGTATATCA
- a CDS encoding sensor histidine kinase: MVRYWKWLMGDKDHFTLEGRIFNATCIALIICVLLYSPISYFLLTMELFLILVGMAFLVGILYYLSRFKGLSGISATLFQIALNIALVVNYYYNSGIDGPNHIIFLVAFFISAATAPIKQYYIWLPLNILLLSGIMMVEYTHPNFIELTYSDTTSRFVDIFFSYLGIVIFIFIVTMFVRRSYNRQREELIAKSIALEEANNTKNKLLSILGHDLKEPLASLQGYLELLADFELDEQEQKEMNAQLLSMTRNTSFMLSNILAWTRAQEQRLSADLQILGVKDVLTHVVELARSISLKKDISFEIDLPRHIYVKADAQMLALIIRNLLMNAIKFTRKGGNIWITATTEGDQCTVMVKDDGIGIPDAMQPGIFRMESGPRRGTESEKGTGLGLMLCQEFAVKIGGHLNFTSRPEKGTTFSLKLPAAPMPVVFIKKDREVNNEALELTN, translated from the coding sequence ATGGTTCGCTATTGGAAATGGTTAATGGGAGATAAGGATCACTTTACATTAGAAGGAAGGATCTTTAACGCTACATGCATTGCTCTTATTATATGCGTACTGTTATACTCTCCCATCTCGTATTTTTTACTGACAATGGAGTTATTCCTGATATTGGTGGGTATGGCTTTTTTAGTAGGTATATTATATTATTTATCCCGTTTTAAAGGTCTTTCAGGGATAAGCGCTACACTCTTCCAGATTGCTTTAAATATAGCACTGGTAGTAAATTACTATTATAATTCAGGTATCGACGGTCCGAATCATATTATATTTCTTGTAGCTTTTTTTATTTCGGCGGCAACGGCTCCCATAAAGCAATATTATATATGGCTACCTCTTAATATATTATTGCTCTCGGGGATTATGATGGTAGAATATACCCATCCCAACTTTATTGAATTAACTTATAGTGATACGACCAGCCGGTTTGTTGATATTTTCTTTTCCTACCTGGGGATTGTCATATTTATTTTTATCGTAACAATGTTCGTCCGGAGATCTTATAACCGGCAACGTGAGGAACTGATTGCAAAATCAATTGCCCTCGAAGAAGCTAATAATACCAAAAATAAGCTTTTATCTATTTTAGGTCATGACCTGAAAGAGCCTTTAGCCTCACTCCAGGGATATCTGGAGTTATTGGCAGATTTTGAGCTGGATGAGCAGGAGCAGAAAGAAATGAATGCACAATTGCTGAGTATGACACGCAATACTTCATTCATGCTTTCCAATATACTCGCATGGACCCGGGCTCAGGAGCAGCGTTTGAGTGCAGATTTGCAGATACTCGGTGTTAAAGACGTACTTACTCACGTAGTTGAGTTAGCCAGAAGTATTAGTCTTAAAAAGGATATATCTTTTGAGATCGATCTTCCCCGTCATATTTATGTAAAAGCAGATGCACAAATGCTGGCATTGATTATCCGGAATCTTTTAATGAATGCGATCAAATTTACACGTAAGGGCGGTAATATATGGATAACCGCAACTACTGAAGGAGATCAGTGTACGGTAATGGTTAAAGATGACGGTATAGGTATTCCAGACGCAATGCAGCCCGGTATTTTCAGAATGGAGTCTGGCCCGAGAAGAGGCACTGAATCCGAGAAAGGAACCGGGCTGGGGCTGATGCTTTGCCAGGAGTTTGCCGTAAAAATTGGAGGGCATTTAAATTTCACCAGTCGCCCCGAAAAGGGAACGACCTTCTCATTAAAACTGCCCGCTGCGCCAATGCCTGTTGTGTTTATTAAAAAGGATCGCGAAGTGAATAATGAAGCGTTAGAGTTGACAAACTAG
- a CDS encoding YceI family protein, with the protein MKRYLFIAVAFLGLSAFTFNNLWKNDPAHSQLGFTVTHLGINDVSGFFKDFTVSVESTQPDLSDAVVTLSAKTTSIDTRIEARDNHLKSADFFDAEKFPEISFKSTGIKKAGKDAYKLSGDLTLHGITKPVVVDLLYKGKTQNPMSKKETIAFQVTGSIKRSDFKVGEKFPDGMVSDVVRIKADGEFAQ; encoded by the coding sequence ATGAAACGTTATTTATTTATTGCAGTAGCATTTTTAGGCCTTTCGGCATTTACCTTTAATAATTTATGGAAGAATGATCCGGCTCATTCTCAACTGGGTTTTACAGTAACCCACCTGGGCATTAATGATGTTTCGGGATTTTTTAAAGATTTTACAGTATCCGTAGAATCGACCCAACCCGATCTGAGTGACGCAGTAGTTACGCTGTCTGCAAAAACAACATCTATTGATACAAGGATTGAAGCAAGGGATAATCACCTGAAAAGTGCCGATTTTTTTGACGCGGAAAAATTCCCTGAAATTTCCTTTAAAAGCACCGGCATTAAAAAAGCGGGTAAAGATGCTTACAAACTGAGTGGTGATTTAACGCTTCATGGTATTACAAAACCGGTTGTCGTAGACCTGTTATACAAAGGCAAAACCCAAAACCCGATGAGCAAAAAAGAGACCATTGCCTTCCAGGTTACAGGTAGCATTAAGCGCTCAGATTTTAAAGTAGGTGAAAAATTCCCCGACGGAATGGTGAGCGATGTAGTACGAATTAAAGCTGACGGAGAATTTGCCCAATAG
- a CDS encoding patatin-like phospholipase family protein — protein MLSFFRRKKTIGLVLSGGGLRGIGHLGVLKALEEYNIKPDMIAGTSAGAIVGAFYAMGNSPDVIIDKLPVLQFFGFSAFRLRRYAVFTPQMFYPLFKTFLPEDDFGALKIPLYVTATNIVTGKTQFFSEGPLFEPLIASASIPFIFPVATVKQEHFLDGGIINNLPVEILQGRCDKLIGVHVNAIAPGKQLVPTGRQLFDRIVHLSINNNVYNKAHLCDLFIDPPEMTRFSMFDKKQGRAIFDHCYTYTKELLQSKAISLT, from the coding sequence ATGCTGTCATTTTTTCGTAGAAAGAAAACCATTGGTTTAGTGTTATCAGGAGGCGGCCTCAGGGGCATCGGGCATTTAGGGGTTCTTAAGGCATTAGAAGAATATAATATTAAGCCGGATATGATTGCGGGTACCAGTGCAGGAGCCATTGTGGGCGCCTTTTACGCTATGGGAAATAGTCCGGATGTTATCATAGATAAACTGCCCGTTCTCCAGTTTTTTGGATTTTCAGCTTTTCGGCTAAGAAGATATGCTGTTTTTACTCCGCAGATGTTCTATCCATTGTTTAAAACCTTTTTACCTGAAGATGATTTTGGTGCGCTTAAAATTCCGTTGTATGTTACAGCAACGAATATTGTTACCGGGAAGACACAGTTTTTTTCTGAAGGGCCGCTTTTTGAACCGCTGATTGCTTCAGCCAGCATACCTTTTATATTTCCGGTGGCTACTGTAAAACAGGAGCATTTTTTGGATGGAGGCATTATTAACAACCTTCCGGTAGAGATTTTACAGGGGCGTTGTGATAAGTTGATCGGTGTGCATGTAAATGCAATTGCACCGGGTAAGCAACTCGTTCCCACTGGCCGGCAATTGTTCGACCGTATTGTGCACCTGAGTATTAACAATAATGTGTACAATAAGGCGCACCTTTGTGATTTGTTTATAGATCCGCCTGAAATGACCCGGTTCAGTATGTTCGATAAAAAACAGGGCAGGGCTATTTTCGATCATTGCTACACCTATACCAAAGAACTTTTACAATCAAAAGCTATTTCTCTTACGTAA
- a CDS encoding GNAT family N-acetyltransferase, with protein sequence MKPEFENIALVQNQDKSRFEIVVDGLYAFVEYETDEDGLVALVHTEADPGLAGKGVAAAVVEKTLLQLEKDGKQILPYCPYVFAYIKKHPEWKRLVHPGFPAYHQL encoded by the coding sequence ATGAAACCTGAATTTGAGAATATCGCTTTGGTACAAAATCAAGACAAATCGCGCTTTGAAATAGTTGTAGATGGCTTGTATGCTTTTGTGGAGTACGAAACAGATGAAGACGGGCTGGTGGCATTGGTGCATACGGAAGCCGACCCGGGCTTAGCCGGAAAGGGCGTTGCAGCTGCAGTGGTTGAAAAAACATTATTGCAGTTGGAAAAGGACGGTAAGCAGATTTTACCCTATTGTCCCTATGTATTTGCCTATATCAAAAAGCATCCAGAATGGAAACGACTGGTACACCCCGGCTTCCCGGCTTATCATCAACTTTAA
- a CDS encoding pirin family protein, with protein sequence MSNIGMIHEEQAANIGNFLVGRLLPFREKRSVGPFVFIDHMGPVYMKDYQNFDVAAHPHIGLSTLTYLFEGSIFHRDSIGSAVEIKPGAVNWMTAGKGVVHSERTPEYLRHTDKSLHGFQIWVGLPAELEDCEPSFHHTEAADIPSWQEGDISYKLIAGEAFGRKSPVPVHSSLFFLEIKSTTEQTINIGKHLFGEAAMYVLEGKVNIEGNDYGTKQLLIAQNATLCEFTLHANTSVYIFGGAPFEEPRFIYWNFVSTSRDKIETAKQNWQEQNLVAFPKVPGDDQEFVPLPQPKLG encoded by the coding sequence ATGTCAAATATTGGAATGATACATGAAGAGCAGGCGGCTAATATCGGGAACTTCCTGGTAGGCCGCCTGTTGCCGTTTCGCGAAAAAAGATCGGTAGGGCCTTTTGTGTTTATCGATCATATGGGACCGGTCTATATGAAGGACTACCAGAATTTTGATGTGGCCGCCCACCCGCATATTGGTCTTTCCACATTAACTTACCTGTTTGAAGGTTCTATCTTCCATCGGGACAGCATAGGCAGCGCTGTTGAAATCAAACCAGGTGCGGTAAACTGGATGACCGCAGGTAAGGGTGTGGTACATTCTGAAAGAACACCTGAGTATTTACGTCACACCGATAAAAGTTTGCATGGATTCCAGATATGGGTAGGGCTACCGGCTGAACTGGAAGACTGCGAGCCATCCTTTCATCATACGGAAGCCGCTGATATCCCTTCCTGGCAGGAGGGAGACATTTCCTATAAGCTGATCGCTGGTGAAGCGTTTGGAAGAAAGTCTCCGGTACCAGTACATAGCTCCTTGTTTTTTCTTGAAATCAAAAGCACAACTGAACAAACCATCAATATTGGAAAACATCTTTTCGGAGAAGCCGCTATGTATGTGCTGGAAGGAAAAGTAAATATTGAGGGCAACGATTATGGCACCAAGCAGTTGCTGATCGCTCAAAATGCAACCTTATGCGAATTCACATTACATGCGAATACCAGTGTATACATTTTTGGAGGAGCGCCTTTTGAAGAGCCGCGCTTCATTTACTGGAACTTTGTAAGTACCAGCAGGGACAAAATAGAAACGGCGAAGCAAAACTGGCAGGAGCAAAACCTCGTCGCTTTTCCCAAAGTACCGGGTGATGACCAGGAGTTTGTACCCTTACCCCAACCCAAGCTGGGATAG
- a CDS encoding glycoside hydrolase family 2 protein — translation MYKLLTSILVLAVLSVQAQDYKPAPVSLSTKWGREVRPDNVWQQHPRPQMQRVAWQNLNGLWNYSIQKKGAAKPTQYDSKILVPFAIESSLSGVGKPLLPEQELWYNRNFSIPADWADKNIILHFEAVDWETKVWVNGKQVITHKGGSDPFQVNITPYLKGKGEQEIVVSVWDPTDTDLQARGKQVLDPQGIWYKAVSGIWQTVWLEAVSKEHIVNVYPMPDVDRSRVYFTFQAENLTRSHELNISIKNGNVVVKDTTFFFQNSVILPIPDAKLWTPADPQLYYTTITIKKKGKIVDQFNTYFALRKINMIKDKNGYMRLALNNKPVFHLGTLDQGWWPDGLLTPPSETAMMFDIVKLKEMGFNTIRKHIKVEPSRYYYMTDSIGMLVWQDMPSGFKGTNDLSFVKHDNPQDWVRPQESAAQFEKEWKAIIDHLRFFPSIAMWVPFNEGWGQYDTRRIAAWTQQYDRTRLVDAPSGWTDRGVGDVLDVHQYPGPAMGVVDQNPWRAMVLGEFGGLGLVVKDHIWDPNKRNWGYKTYTESDTLIKEYTELMHNVALMVKRGLSAAIYTQTTDVEGEVNGLITYDREVVKIPEALLKQVHQPIYNDADGRILFVNQRTEMDRPFIFSSHQQPAADWLTGPVKFEKSKQPVEVKKGNNVYLYQDIDFGKVPEGLGLKLYASGDVKIFINGELVWQEKDVRTRRHSDDINLTSFMHLIKQWNNRIAIEVTGATRDGIIDFSLYQWLK, via the coding sequence ATGTACAAACTCTTAACCAGTATACTCGTCCTGGCGGTTTTATCTGTGCAGGCACAGGATTATAAACCGGCACCGGTTTCGCTTTCTACCAAATGGGGACGTGAAGTCAGGCCCGATAATGTTTGGCAACAGCATCCCCGGCCGCAGATGCAACGGGTAGCATGGCAAAACCTCAATGGGCTCTGGAATTATAGTATTCAGAAAAAGGGAGCTGCAAAACCCACCCAATATGATAGCAAGATATTAGTACCGTTTGCTATTGAATCTTCTTTGTCCGGTGTTGGCAAGCCTTTGTTGCCCGAACAGGAGCTTTGGTATAACCGGAACTTTAGCATTCCTGCCGATTGGGCTGATAAAAATATTATCCTTCATTTTGAAGCGGTAGATTGGGAAACCAAAGTATGGGTAAACGGCAAACAGGTTATTACACATAAAGGAGGGTCTGATCCTTTCCAGGTAAATATAACCCCCTACTTAAAAGGTAAGGGCGAGCAGGAGATTGTCGTATCTGTTTGGGATCCTACAGATACTGATCTACAGGCACGCGGCAAGCAGGTTCTGGATCCCCAGGGGATATGGTATAAAGCGGTTTCGGGCATCTGGCAAACGGTATGGCTGGAGGCTGTTTCAAAGGAGCATATTGTCAACGTATATCCCATGCCCGATGTTGATCGCAGCAGGGTTTATTTTACGTTCCAGGCAGAAAACCTGACCAGGTCGCATGAGTTGAATATTTCCATTAAAAATGGTAACGTTGTTGTAAAAGACACGACGTTTTTCTTTCAGAATAGTGTAATACTTCCGATACCGGATGCTAAACTATGGACCCCGGCAGACCCCCAGTTATATTATACTACCATTACCATTAAGAAAAAAGGAAAAATTGTAGATCAATTCAATACTTATTTTGCTTTGCGCAAGATCAATATGATCAAAGATAAGAATGGGTACATGCGACTGGCGCTGAATAATAAACCTGTTTTCCACCTGGGTACCCTTGACCAGGGTTGGTGGCCCGATGGGTTATTGACCCCACCGTCAGAGACCGCAATGATGTTCGATATTGTTAAGTTGAAAGAAATGGGTTTTAATACCATTCGCAAACATATCAAAGTAGAGCCTTCCCGCTACTACTACATGACCGATTCCATCGGGATGCTGGTTTGGCAGGATATGCCCTCGGGATTCAAGGGGACCAATGATCTGTCATTTGTAAAACATGATAACCCACAGGATTGGGTGCGGCCCCAGGAGTCGGCTGCTCAGTTTGAAAAGGAATGGAAGGCCATCATAGACCACCTGCGCTTTTTCCCTTCCATTGCCATGTGGGTACCATTTAATGAAGGATGGGGACAATACGATACCAGGAGGATAGCGGCCTGGACGCAGCAATATGATCGAACCCGTTTGGTGGATGCGCCCAGTGGCTGGACCGACCGTGGCGTAGGCGATGTGCTGGATGTGCACCAGTACCCGGGACCGGCTATGGGAGTGGTGGATCAAAACCCCTGGAGGGCGATGGTACTGGGCGAATTTGGTGGACTGGGCCTCGTAGTGAAAGATCATATATGGGATCCTAATAAAAGAAACTGGGGATATAAAACCTACACCGAAAGTGATACATTAATTAAGGAATATACAGAGCTGATGCACAATGTAGCACTAATGGTGAAGCGCGGATTATCTGCCGCCATCTATACACAAACAACCGATGTGGAAGGCGAAGTAAACGGTTTGATTACGTATGACCGGGAGGTAGTCAAAATACCAGAGGCCTTATTGAAACAAGTACATCAGCCTATTTATAATGATGCGGACGGGCGTATTCTTTTTGTAAACCAGCGAACAGAGATGGACCGGCCCTTTATTTTTTCTTCGCACCAGCAGCCAGCAGCAGATTGGTTAACAGGGCCTGTTAAGTTTGAAAAAAGTAAACAACCGGTTGAAGTGAAGAAAGGAAACAATGTTTATTTGTACCAGGATATTGATTTCGGCAAAGTGCCGGAGGGACTGGGTTTAAAGCTGTATGCTTCAGGCGATGTAAAGATCTTTATCAACGGGGAGCTGGTATGGCAGGAAAAAGATGTAAGAACCAGGAGGCATTCGGATGATATTAATCTGACCTCTTTTATGCATTTGATTAAACAATGGAATAATCGCATTGCTATAGAAGTAACAGGTGCCACAAGGGATGGCATAATAGACTTCTCTTTATACCAGTGGTTAAAATAA
- a CDS encoding alpha/beta hydrolase has translation MHKIFLIGIVLFTSLAVSAQRKIPVDSSYNVNRVYNQISGDYPIAVPAKDSLPANVKATRNLVYNVLEHTPFGKRELHLDVFQPESEGLHPALIMIHGGGWRSGTRSMQVPLAQQLASKGFVTIPVEYQLSLEAKYPAAIHNIKAAIRWIKANAATYQVDTNRIAISGCSAGGHLAALTGLTNGLAHFEGKQGIFTVSSKVHAIVDIDGVVDFLAPASLNLVRKPDSPDIEWLGGSYSQKPDTWKEASPIFWATKETVVPILFLNSGYSRFHAGQDELIGMMREWNKYTEVYKFDVMVHPFWLFHPWIDTTTEVIARFLQAQLRAAP, from the coding sequence ATGCATAAAATATTTCTTATTGGTATCGTGCTTTTTACATCGCTGGCTGTAAGCGCCCAGCGTAAAATACCTGTCGATTCCAGCTATAATGTAAACAGGGTGTATAACCAGATATCGGGCGATTACCCTATAGCCGTTCCGGCAAAAGATAGTTTACCTGCAAACGTAAAAGCTACCCGCAATCTAGTTTACAATGTGTTGGAGCATACACCTTTTGGTAAAAGGGAATTGCACCTGGATGTATTTCAGCCGGAAAGCGAAGGGCTGCATCCCGCTCTTATAATGATACATGGCGGTGGCTGGCGATCGGGTACCCGTTCAATGCAGGTGCCATTGGCACAACAGCTGGCTTCGAAAGGATTTGTAACGATACCGGTAGAATACCAGCTTTCGCTGGAGGCTAAATATCCGGCGGCAATACATAATATCAAAGCAGCGATTCGCTGGATTAAAGCCAATGCGGCAACTTACCAGGTTGACACCAACCGCATCGCTATATCGGGCTGCTCGGCTGGTGGCCACCTGGCTGCACTTACAGGTTTGACAAATGGACTTGCCCATTTTGAAGGGAAGCAGGGTATATTTACGGTAAGCAGTAAAGTGCATGCCATTGTAGATATTGATGGTGTGGTTGATTTTCTGGCACCAGCTTCACTCAACCTGGTAAGAAAACCAGACTCTCCGGATATCGAATGGCTGGGCGGATCCTATAGCCAAAAGCCGGATACCTGGAAAGAAGCGTCGCCTATTTTCTGGGCCACCAAAGAAACGGTTGTTCCTATATTGTTTTTGAACAGTGGCTACTCACGTTTTCATGCAGGGCAGGATGAGCTTATCGGCATGATGAGGGAATGGAACAAATATACAGAGGTATATAAGTTTGATGTGATGGTACATCCCTTCTGGTTGTTCCATCCGTGGATCGATACCACCACCGAGGTGATAGCCAGGTTTCTGCAGGCGCAGCTTCGGGCAGCACCATAA
- a CDS encoding rhamnogalacturonan acetylesterase, producing the protein MKQQILRTGLLVLLFFGATALVVPEEKITVWLVGDSTVCDQPLDRAPVTGWGTPFAAFFDSTVVVKNHAKGGRSTRTFISEGRWETVKKEMKAGDYVLIQFGHNDEAKEPQYKDRYTPVPDYKKNLALMITDTRANQAIPVLVTPVSRMRFNDQGTALETHTEYTAAVWKVGKQYKVPVIDLDAHSRKLLQQLGPEPSQMLFMYLDSMQHPHYPNGRKDGTHFNEYGARRMAELVLAEMRKQQLPLVARITTKAAP; encoded by the coding sequence ATGAAACAACAAATTTTAAGAACCGGTTTATTGGTGTTGCTTTTCTTTGGAGCTACTGCCCTGGTAGTGCCGGAAGAAAAAATAACTGTTTGGTTGGTAGGCGACTCTACCGTTTGTGATCAACCGCTTGACCGTGCACCGGTAACGGGCTGGGGCACTCCTTTTGCTGCCTTTTTCGATTCTACGGTGGTAGTAAAAAATCATGCAAAGGGTGGACGCAGTACCCGGACTTTTATCAGTGAAGGCAGATGGGAAACGGTGAAAAAAGAGATGAAGGCCGGAGACTATGTGTTGATACAGTTTGGTCATAATGATGAAGCTAAAGAACCACAGTATAAAGACCGGTATACACCTGTGCCGGATTATAAAAAAAACCTGGCTTTGATGATTACTGATACAAGGGCCAACCAGGCTATACCAGTGCTGGTGACGCCCGTTAGCCGTATGCGCTTTAATGACCAGGGTACAGCATTGGAAACCCATACCGAATATACAGCGGCTGTATGGAAAGTAGGAAAGCAGTATAAAGTGCCGGTAATAGACCTGGATGCGCATAGCAGGAAACTATTACAGCAACTGGGTCCTGAGCCTTCCCAAATGCTTTTCATGTACCTCGATTCTATGCAGCATCCTCATTATCCCAATGGAAGAAAAGATGGTACCCACTTTAATGAGTACGGCGCCCGTCGCATGGCAGAGCTGGTTTTGGCTGAAATGAGGAAACAGCAATTGCCGCTGGTGGCACGCATTACTACGAAGGCGGCGCCATAG
- a CDS encoding RagB/SusD family nutrient uptake outer membrane protein, with protein sequence MYKYLKLPMIAATCLLLSAGCTKLDEETFGSLSPDTYYRNEEEALSSVVGVYQLLSYNVDIGDPWRMKEFSTDEFIVPGRASGGWYDQSNVDLTNHVQDVNNNTVARAWVNIFQEIGTANAVLESLESSPNKDNLKTLIAETRALRAYGYFFAMDNWGDVPLVTIAKLDPKNLPPSTSRADVYKFIETEMLAAVADMPSVKDVDRTAYYPRFTKEAIYTALAYMYLNAEVYTGTAQWQKVVDMCDLVINTGAYSLMPNVIDNFTSTQQAASKEIIAAFTKDPTKNAGNNQFILYTQNALDQKKYNLPFAPANGYSTTQAALDRYEDRDIRKSMIQHGPQFYLDGKPLTYPNGTQLVLVPVKDIVAAQDNEGYKVLKYTPVGAAFSGFNADNDLVLERYSNVLLMKAEALFRTSRPSDALLLVNQVRNRSNATPLNALTIQDIENERAREFLWEGCRRTDMIRFGSFFTGTWAFKTRQTESFRKIYPIPAAQLVANPNLSQNEGY encoded by the coding sequence ATGTATAAATATTTGAAATTACCGATGATCGCTGCAACCTGCCTGCTGCTAAGTGCGGGGTGCACCAAACTGGATGAGGAAACTTTCGGCAGCCTTTCGCCGGATACTTATTACAGGAACGAAGAAGAAGCGTTGTCCTCTGTTGTAGGAGTATACCAGCTGCTGTCCTATAACGTAGATATCGGGGACCCCTGGCGTATGAAGGAATTCAGCACCGATGAGTTTATTGTACCGGGAAGAGCCAGCGGCGGATGGTACGATCAAAGTAATGTAGACCTGACCAATCATGTACAGGATGTAAATAATAATACGGTAGCCAGGGCCTGGGTCAATATCTTCCAGGAAATAGGCACTGCCAATGCTGTATTGGAAAGCCTCGAGTCTTCGCCTAACAAGGACAATCTCAAAACCCTGATCGCAGAAACAAGAGCACTGCGGGCTTATGGCTATTTTTTTGCCATGGATAACTGGGGCGATGTGCCGCTGGTAACTATTGCCAAGCTCGATCCTAAGAATCTTCCTCCGAGTACTTCACGTGCTGATGTATATAAATTTATTGAAACAGAAATGCTGGCGGCTGTGGCTGATATGCCTTCGGTTAAAGACGTAGACCGTACCGCTTATTATCCGCGGTTCACCAAAGAAGCCATATACACTGCTTTGGCTTACATGTACCTGAACGCGGAAGTATACACCGGCACGGCACAATGGCAAAAAGTAGTAGATATGTGCGACCTGGTGATCAATACAGGGGCATACAGCTTAATGCCCAACGTAATTGACAATTTTACTTCAACGCAGCAGGCCGCTTCAAAAGAAATTATTGCAGCGTTCACCAAAGACCCAACCAAGAATGCCGGCAATAACCAGTTTATACTGTACACGCAAAATGCATTGGATCAGAAAAAATACAATCTTCCTTTTGCGCCGGCCAATGGTTATAGTACTACACAGGCTGCATTAGACCGGTATGAAGACAGGGACATCAGGAAATCGATGATCCAGCATGGTCCCCAGTTTTACCTGGATGGTAAGCCGCTTACCTACCCCAATGGTACACAGCTGGTATTGGTACCGGTAAAAGACATTGTAGCAGCACAGGATAATGAAGGGTATAAAGTATTAAAGTATACACCTGTGGGCGCTGCGTTCTCTGGCTTTAATGCAGATAACGACCTGGTTTTGGAACGCTACTCTAATGTATTGCTGATGAAAGCTGAAGCTTTATTCAGAACTTCACGGCCTTCGGATGCCCTGTTATTGGTGAACCAGGTAAGAAACCGGAGCAATGCTACACCGCTGAATGCATTGACGATACAGGATATAGAGAACGAGCGTGCCAGGGAATTTCTTTGGGAAGGATGCAGGAGAACGGATATGATCCGCTTTGGTAGTTTCTTTACCGGTACCTGGGCTTTTAAAACCAGGCAGACCGAATCTTTCAGGAAGATCTACCCGATACCAGCGGCACAGCTGGTGGCCAACCCCAATCTTTCTCAAAACGAGGGGTATTAA